The Andreesenia angusta genome contains the following window.
TGCCATTTTCCTCCTTTATGTCCCTTATCTCAACTACATCAGATATATCTATCATAGCTTCAGGCGATATCTCCTTGTTTTTCAGCTCTATGACTATATCTGTCCCGCCAGCTATCAGTTTAGCTCTGTCCTTATATTCATCTAGAAAATCTAACGCTTCGCTCAAATTATTAGCCTTGAATGATTTAATCTTCATATCAGGTCCTCCTCTTTAAACCTCTTTTATAATTTATAAATCCCTATCCCCTAGGAGATAGAGATTTTATTTTACATAAAAAACTATTCCGAAAACTATACCTTCCGCTGTACTGCATACAGCCTGCTCCATATTTCTTGTGATTTACTCTGCTTTTACCCAAACCCTGTGTTGCCTAAACTTCGAACTATGCTGTAAACGTTTTCACAGAGTTCTTTTAAAGGCCCCCTTTTATCAGGGGCCCTTGTCTTTGACATAATTATAGCAAATATATTTTCGCTTTTCTATGCAAACTATGTATATTATTTTTTTGTTAGAAAGATTGCACAGTTGACGTAACAAAGGCCCCGCATAAGATGCGGGGCCTTTTATTTTTTACTCTATTATCTAACTACAGGGTCTAGTACTTCGAAGTTGTTTACGTCTACTAGTCCTTGGTCAGTTATCTTCCACTCTGGGCTTGTAGAAAGCGCTAGGAATGAAAGGTGCATGAAAGGTGCGTGAAGCGATCCGCCAAGTTGTGTCTTGAACATGTTCTCAAGATCTGCAACTTTTTGTCCAACTTCTGATCCTGTCATTTCGTCAGTCATAAGACCTCCGACTGGAAGTGCTAGTTCGTCAACTACTCTTCCGTTGTTTACTAGTACAAGACCTCCGCCTATTTCAGCTACTCTGTTTATAGCTATAGCTATGTCTTTTAGGTTTGCACCTATATAAGTGATGTTGTGAGTGTCATGTGCTATCGACTGTGCAACAGCACCTTGCTTAAGTCCGAACCCTTTAACCATACACTTACCTATGCTTCCGTGATGTCCGTATCTCTCCATACATCCTAGGTAAACAAGGTCTTGGCTTAAATCAGGTTGAACTATTCCACGGTTTACAGTAGTCTGAGCTTCACCTGTTCCAGTAAGGTTCTGGTCTGGTATAGCTTGGATATATCTAACTGTAGCAGTGCTTCCGTCAGCGTTTATTTCAAGGTCCGCTTCTGTTACATGCTTTATCTTTACAGAGTTCTTAACTGTATCTGGGTAAGTGTAGCTTGGTATCTCCACTACCATCTTACCTTGAGAAGCCATAAGCTTTCCTTTTATAAATACAGCAGCTACTGTCATCTCGTTTAGGTCGTCTATAACAGCTATGTCAGCAACTTTTCCTGGAAGAAGTGCTCCTCTGTCTTTGAATCCCCAATAAGTAGCTGGGTTTATAGTAGCCATCTGTATAGCTTCTACAGGGTCTACACCTTCTCTTATAGTTCTTCTTATAAGGTCGTTCATATGTCCTGCTGTTTCAAGATCTGTTGGAACCATGTCGTCTGAAACTAGGATAAGTCTTCTTGAGTCAAGTCCTTCCTCAGTTACAGCTTTTATACACTCTGCCATGTTTCTCTGAGTAGATCCTTCTCTCATGAACACGTAAACACCTTGTCTTATCTTCTCTATACACTCAGCTTTTGTAGTAGTCTCGTGGCAAGAACAGTTTCCTCCACAAGCCACTATATGAGCCGCTAGCTCTGCTCCGAAAAGCTCCGGCGCATTACCGTCAACTGGCTTTCCTATGCTCTTAGCATAAGTAGTCGACGCTAGTAGGTCGTCTATTATCTCTGGAGTGTGCTTGTAAACGTGCTTAGCTAGTGAAAATCCTTGAAGCTCTCCTATACCGTTTATGTTTGGATAGTTTAGAAGGTCTTCCATGTCTTTAGAGTTTACTTCAACTCCTGCTGTCTCTAGCTTTGGAGCATCTGGGGTAAGGGCTGGAACCTGTAGTCTAACGTAGTTAGGTACATGGTTGCACTCATCTGCCATAGCCTTCATAGCTACTGATCCCAATGCGTTTCCTATCTCATGTGGGTCTGCCATTAGAGTAGTAGTTCCTGTTGGTATAGATAGCTTAGAGAACTCAGTTATTGTAAGCATAGCGCTCTCGAAGTGCATGTGAGAGTCTATGAATCCTGGAGTAAGGTATTTTCCTCTTACGTCTACTACTGTAGTCTTCTCTCCTATAAGGCTTTCGCAGTCACCCACTAGAGCTATATAGTCTCCTTTTACAGCTATATCAGCTGTGTATATCTCTTTAGTTATAACGTTTACTACGTTTCCTCCGTATAGAACTAAATCAGCAAATCTATCGTCTGCCATCAATACGTCTATTATCTGTCTGTAATCAATTGCTTGTTTTACACTTTCTGGCTTTAACAAACTGTACGCCTCCTTTCAAAATCTACTGCTTTTCTAGTACGTCTTTGTAGACATCTAGATTGTCTACTATCCCTATTATGGCTGCATCTATAGCCGCATCCGGTTTCCCCGCTGCATTTCTAGACGCTGTGCCTTCGGCATAGATTATAGTCTCGCCTATACCTGCCCCTACTGTGTCAACAGCTATAAACGGGTCTCCTACGGGCTTATAGTCTATGTCAAGTGGTTGAGTTATCATGAGCTTTGATCCCACTAAACTGTCATCTTTTCTAGTTGCAACTAAAGTTCCTATGACTCTTCCTATTAGCATGCTGTTCTCTCCTCATTACTCTTTTATTATCTCAATTCCCTTTTCTTTAGCTGTATCTATAGCTAGAGGAGTAACTATAGTAGTACTAGGTACTTTAAAGCTCTTCTTGTCTCCAACTAAATCTAAAAGATCTTTTGATGTCAATATCTTAGGGATATCTGTTCTAATATCTATGCTCTTCGCAGAAACTGAGCTTCTGCTGCTTTCCATCTCTATGTTGGCATTTTTAAACTCATTGAGCATCCCTACTACATAGTCTTCTTTTCTGACTTC
Protein-coding sequences here:
- a CDS encoding adenine deaminase, encoding MLKPESVKQAIDYRQIIDVLMADDRFADLVLYGGNVVNVITKEIYTADIAVKGDYIALVGDCESLIGEKTTVVDVRGKYLTPGFIDSHMHFESAMLTITEFSKLSIPTGTTTLMADPHEIGNALGSVAMKAMADECNHVPNYVRLQVPALTPDAPKLETAGVEVNSKDMEDLLNYPNINGIGELQGFSLAKHVYKHTPEIIDDLLASTTYAKSIGKPVDGNAPELFGAELAAHIVACGGNCSCHETTTKAECIEKIRQGVYVFMREGSTQRNMAECIKAVTEEGLDSRRLILVSDDMVPTDLETAGHMNDLIRRTIREGVDPVEAIQMATINPATYWGFKDRGALLPGKVADIAVIDDLNEMTVAAVFIKGKLMASQGKMVVEIPSYTYPDTVKNSVKIKHVTEADLEINADGSTATVRYIQAIPDQNLTGTGEAQTTVNRGIVQPDLSQDLVYLGCMERYGHHGSIGKCMVKGFGLKQGAVAQSIAHDTHNITYIGANLKDIAIAINRVAEIGGGLVLVNNGRVVDELALPVGGLMTDEMTGSEVGQKVADLENMFKTQLGGSLHAPFMHLSFLALSTSPEWKITDQGLVDVNNFEVLDPVVR
- a CDS encoding EutN/CcmL family microcompartment protein — translated: MLIGRVIGTLVATRKDDSLVGSKLMITQPLDIDYKPVGDPFIAVDTVGAGIGETIIYAEGTASRNAAGKPDAAIDAAIIGIVDNLDVYKDVLEKQ